Genomic DNA from Manihot esculenta cultivar AM560-2 chromosome 15, M.esculenta_v8, whole genome shotgun sequence:
gcaggtggctcagaaacagcatgaggacccggagttagtgaagattgccaggactgttcagtcaggcaatgatagtgagttcagattcgacagtaaggggatcctccgctatgggagcagactgtgtgtaccagatgacatagggctaaaaggagacattatgagagaggctcataatgcaagatacagcattcaccccggagccaccaagatgtatcaagatctaaagaaggtttattggtggccagctatgaagaaggaagtggcacagtttgtgtcagcctgcgaagtgtgtcagagggtgaagctagaacattagaagccggctggaatgcttaacccgctacctattccagaatggaaatgggaaaatatagctatggatttcgtagtggggttaccggcggcgtccaacagattggactccatatgggtgattgtggatagactcaccaaatctgctcacttcattcctgtcaggagtggctattccgtggacaagttagcgcaggtatatgtcgacgagatcgtcaggctgcatggggttcctgtttcgatagtgtcagatagagggccccagttcacctccagattttggcggagtctgcagaatgccatgggtactaggttggatttcagtactgtcttccacccacagacagacggacaatcaaaaaggaccatccagaccatagaggatatgctcagaatgtgtgtgctggactttggcggttcttggaggtagcatctacctttggtggagtttgcctacaataacagccatcatgcaagcatcgggatggctccatatgaagctttatacggaaggaagtgcagatcacctgtttgctgggaagaggttggagaaaaggccttggcagggcctgaacttgttgagatcaccagcagggtagtacccataatcagagaaaggatcaagactgctgctagcagacagaagagttatgcagacatccacagacggcagttagagtttcaggagggggatctggtattgctcaaggtgtctcctatgaaaagagtggttcgcttcggaaagaaaggtaaactagccccgcgatacatcggaccctttgaaatcttgcaaaagattgggaatgtgtcgtacaagctggatttacctgcttcaatggaaagaatccatacggctttccatgtttcgatgttgaggaagtttgtgtcagatccgagcaaggttcttagtgagcctgatgtggaggtccaagaggacctcacctatgttgaacagccagtacggatcatagacacccagatcagaaagttaaggaacaaggaaatcccgatggtgaaagtcttgtggaaccaccacaatttggaggaatgtacttgggagacatgggagtctatgctccagcagtaccctcatctcttttaaggttagatctctatgtgtttatgtgctatgtatgtatgttatgttttatgccatgctatgtgctagttgagatacattcggggacgaatgttcttaagggggggagaatgtaatacccggctagactccggtatcagaattcctaccgtccggtggaatctcggatgtcggaagcctctagtagggtagaatcatgttttcataaaatgttttaaggtattttatggtttttaagtaaaatggaaatgagtttttgcataaaaacaaccttggaggaaaactcaggttcggccaccgaacctcaagttcggccaccgaacatgcatgccttcgggagcgcctttaggcccccgaaagcataagtgaggaaagtccaggttcggccgccgaacctcaagttcggccgccgaacatggcatgcatgcggaggcacgttcggctcccgaacgtggcctggccagccactataaaagggtcccttagccgaaaacgggcgagctttttccccatttccggccaaggtgagttctccgccacccctcaccgatcttgagccttttccttcagatcaaggtgagtttttcactagttttcatcttgttttgaagattttcaagctttgagcaaagttttggagttttgaggttcaagggaactcaacccctcccctctccgagtttaggtcgtctctctcgatctccacgaggtaagagccgatcttgagctcatttcatgttttaagcaagttttaagtggatctatagagttgtatgcatgtttaggtcatagttatgtttatgggtttttggtgtgtttttgagcaatgtgagttgcttgtgtgttgtagttggggtttttgatggtttgatgcccctaggaacttgtatgcttgtgtatgaatgtggtagaataggtttatgcatgtttggatgagattggaggcataaatgcataggggagctgagtttctgccattctgggcgaaaccaggttctgcagccgaaggaactttcggccgccgaacatgcttgtggaggcagccttcggctgccgaagcttgctcccgaaaggagactttcgtctctgtctgggactttcggccgccgaaagtgccgtcgaacatacatgagtttcgcctctgtctgggagtttcagccgccgaaggtgccgccgaacctgcctgactttcggctctggagggactttcggccgccgaacctgccgccgaaagtgccctgttcagccatttcttgcatgtttttctatgattgtttcatgatgttttagggggtttttggggagtagtttagagttatgttcatgtatgtttggtccctcatttgagtccacctgtgtaggttcggacccgaggaaccgaggaccccagcagtgagtctgttgccccagtgtctggtcagagctatccagaggtgagtggaataacctattatgttttaaagcaaataatgaactTTTCaacatgtttcacgcatcatgaatgccatgtaatgaattaggttgcttgcattagaattcacgaatatgttgcattgcatatttctatgttgatgtggatgaatgttggatgatccatagccctcgatctatgatatgacgatgtaatatgtacggtacggaaagtaagaccagtgggacccattctacgttcgctggcactatgtaagggaaagaccagaacccattctacgttctggcacagttggacactgttatgttatgatatgtaagggaaagaccaggacccattctacgttctggcacagttggaccatgtagagggctattggtgacaagttcatccttgatgtgattagctgtgatgtgatgcattccatgatccatatgatttaaatgtttttactattctgctcactgggctctagtagctcacccctctcccatttcccctggattgcaggtacagggtagaccaggaggtttacaagagtaatgaagtctggtatatgtaatagatagtgtggacatgataaatttataaatgttatgtaaaagtacagtctcagtcatgtattgatattgaggattagatattgtgcttgacattgtgtatgaggtatcccttttattacatgatcaaaaaatgttttataatgttcatgaaagccaactcatctcatgttgtattgcccattggggcattgatgagatcccacagagggatcatgattatgattatgactatgtatatgtatgttcaggttgagttggatgttgaaggaaaagttttaaatttttatgcatgttgttgatcatgtatgggattatacaggttttcaggttgcatgtcaggcttgctacgggtcccgacggccttaagccgatctggatcctagcgccggtagcggtccgattttcgggtcgttacattttgcctcccaaactctCTAAACTCATGCACAacactcccaagcatgcataaacatgtattCAAACATAAaaggcttaaaactagcctataccccaacaaatatCACATATAGCAACACATTTATCATGCATTTATCCTTAAACTACCATAAACCCTATCATCAAGGATCTACTCTAttcatgcattaaacaccctttacccttcttaaaacttacttaacacatcaaagaaggtgaggatcagcgcttacctcttgaagatcgagagaaggcatgacccaacttggagatttggggaaaatgagtttcggaggtctccaagcttcacaacttcgattttgagcttaaaacttcaaaacaagatgaaagtttgttaaaagcttgaaagatttgaaggaaaacatcaaaactaaccatggaagggtatggactcacctttgctcgaaaatggaggagaaaactcgcccatttttggacatgggcccttttataggtggctggccataccaccttcgggggccaaaggtgctccctaaacttcACCATGTTCGGCAACCAAATATGAGGTTCGGaggtcgaacatgaggttcggcgaccgaacctggatttccttccaatatacttttctttcaaaactcaatttctttcttacttaaaatcttaaaacatgtaaaagcattttgtaaaaacatattttacccttctagagggttccggcatccgagaaattccggattacaatggagattccgccggaaggtaggaattccggtaccggggtctagccgggtattacatagagTATAACTAGGATTTGCTAAAACCatgaagttttaatttttttgaaacttttattaaagaaataagGTGTTCAAGGtaccaaagaaaaagaaaaagaaaaaggaaaaaaaggtaCAAAATAAATCTACTCCGCTAGTTAAGTGATCATGGGTagtgctagtagccacttgaaattGTGACCAATTGAGTAACTGGAGGTGGGTGTCACAAATATGTATAAAAAGTGGTGACGTTCCAAGCAATAGATAAATAAGTgctcataaataataaataaataaaagtcttAGATACTTTGTTTTTAGACTTAAGAACCAGCTTTGAACAACAGTGAAATTGGCTAAAGTAAGGACTAATGACTACTCCATGAATGCTACTTGACTATTTGTGTGATTGAGTATGAATAGCTTGAGCTCTCCTATTTATGTCAAAGATTTTGTTGAGATTATTATTTGCAATGTGACTCTTGGGATTattagttatatgcatgttggtatATTGTTATACTTCAATCCAAACGTCTAGATGAAAGAGTGGAGTTGATaatttaaattgtttgaatgcttGAGGGCAAGCATAGTTCAAGTGTAGGGGTATTTGATCGAACGCAATTTCAACACATTTTTATACTGTTCTTAGTATTGAATTAagaatttttctaattaattttgtattttttgatgatattttgcaaaaaagcaaaagagaagagGATTTGATAAAAATGTGTTAAAAAGCGCTAAAATTGAGCACCTATTTAAGCCCATCTTTATGGACAGCGGCAGCATCCTTcatcttctctctctcttcggccaattctctctttttcttttgtattttcttttgaaACCATGAATTGCTAAAATCTTTATTTCTAGTTCGAGTTAGGTTGAAATTTCAGTTTAgacatggattgtgagatctaaacatgattgttcatcttttattcttctaatatttatgcaaattcaatacttcatattattattgctttgttatttgattaattttctctacgattgcagcaccactcacaggaattatcaagaaggaagttgggttcaagtggggagaggagcaacagaaagcttttgactgcttaaaagggaagttaacatctgctcctatattatctttacctaactttgatagaacttttgaaattgagtgTGATACTTCTAGCGTAGGTATATCATAGGCTGCCCTTCCTCCCCCACAACCCCTTGGTTCAGGATCCAGGAAAGCTAGAATCGAAGCGATCCAAGCATGCTAGGGTTCTTTTGTTTTGAGCAAGCTCTAAATCCTATGTCCTCGTGCTTGAGCCAAGCCTATTTTTATACCCATCGTGGAAGTGGGGCTGTGTTGATGCAAGAGAATAAACTAATAGCCTATTTCAGCGAGAAGTTGAATGGAGCAAATCTCAATTATTCAACCTATGAAAAAAAGTTGTATGCCTTGGTGAGAGCACTGGACGTGTGGCAACATTATCTCGTACCCAAGGAGTTTGTGATATATACGGATCATGAGTCCTTAAAGCACTTGAAGGGACAAAGCAAGTTGAATAAGAGGCATGGTAAGTGAGTTGAGTTTATTGAAtaatttccatatgtgattaagtataaGCATGAGAAGTGGTTACAGATGCTTTGTCTAGGAGGTATGATTTAATTAATGCTGTGAGTTCTAAATTACTTAGTTTTTAGCATGTTAAGGacttgtacattaatgatgCTGATTTCGACAATGTGTTTGTGGCTTGTGAGCATagagcttttaactctttttataaGCATGATGGTTACTTGTTTAAGAGTAAAAAATTATGTGTGCCTAGATGCTCTATGCGTGATTTGCTTGTGCTTGAATCTTACTGTGGGAGTTTGATGGGGCATTTTGAAGTACATAAGACTTATGACACCttatttgagcatttttattagCCTTCTATGCACAAAAATGTTGAGAAAGTGTGCGCTTCCTGTATTGCATGTAAGACAGGCAAAgtctaagtctatgcctcatggtctttatatgccttCACCTGTTCTTAGTTCACCTTGGATGGATATTTCTATGGACTTTGTGCTTGGCTTACGTACG
This window encodes:
- the LOC122721959 gene encoding uncharacterized protein LOC122721959 gives rise to the protein MSSCLSQAYFYTHRGSGAVLMQENKLIAYFSEKLNGANLNYSTYEKKLYALVRALDVWQHYLVPKEFVIYTDHESLKHLKGQSKLNKRHDALSRRAFNSFYKHDGYLFKSKKLCVPRCSMRDLLVLESYCGSLMGHFEAKSKSMPHGLYMPSPVLSSPWMDISMDFVLGLRTTRRGRDSIFIVVDRFSKMAHFIPCHKTDDAINVADLFFREVVRLHGVLRTILVYLKTIAIQYNTQFLPSISLFLLCPTSLPHSNGRNLISFNSNQFPLKLSAQNYPTWRTQVLPILRG